In Mytilus edulis chromosome 7, xbMytEdul2.2, whole genome shotgun sequence, a single genomic region encodes these proteins:
- the LOC139482250 gene encoding MAM and LDL-receptor class A domain-containing protein 1-like translates to MDMFLLIQLIGIISVLLNIVDPCVSTPCTFENSNICGYKQDKKDDFDWTRSTGETPSTDTGPDHDHTKKSDKGYYMHIETSSPRLQGDKARLVSLEQTSSSSDRCVTFWYHMYGQDTGTLNVYLQTNGITGKPVWRKKGEQGNAWRLGEFDIPAKSGRVSIVFEGIRGLGYRGDIALDDVDIKKGPCSPGSKKKSLSCDFESSNLCGYTEDKTDDFDWTRTSGTTPSPSTGPLNDHTVGSIAGHYIHIEASDPRQLGNKARLISPVSLPAEEGCLQFWYHMYGSHIGTLNVYVKSNGLLGIAVWSKKGNKGNGWIRGEFPLTKISRNFQIVFEGMRGTGYQGDIAIDDVKFMTDSCARKSSVNCDFESSDICQFEQDSSDDFDWTRQTGETSSVDTGPTNDHTYKMENKGFFMFIETSSPRATGDIARLMTPEQPSPSSDLCVQFWYHMYGQTISKLNVYLKQKKNLGNSIWSKTGDQGKKWLLGEIEVPANFGAFHIVFEGVVGSDYHGDIAIDDIHMKQGGCYSGKSGNCTFESGLCSWTNAVGSNDDFDWSVGMGGTQRKDASPFVDHTYHNKTGKYLYTECSPPQSLGNIASIRSTRLAPTNGTCVSFWYHMDEDSIGKLSVSVHVKGSRSPVIWELKGRQGQKWKLGQISVASALHYRILINVTCSKGLKGNIGIDDVTIDNTQSCSVLPKKAVKEWHLVFLGKSGNGDSIYDKWRKQTPSLCTISKNCLPENEDISIFNVKSKHHLKSPIIDNWSTSNIKQVKLELYKKKVLVMSMIFDGTNTNNINWFSSKNLINSSFDDLYGDGCFFKYQLNSWYAYSFMTFQDGHPCDTYAKGWFAVIDKEYSSSSSYPSTCLHMKQQQYPVFAYAEYNHKTKWVDKSFGLADTLAIMVKRI, encoded by the exons ATGGACATGTTCCTTTTAATACAACTAATTGGAATAATATCGGTGCTTTTGAATATTG TTGATCCATGTGTTTCGACACCGTGTACATTCGAGAACTCTAATATATGTGGTTATAAGCAGGATAAAAAGGATGATTTTGATTGGACAAGATCAACGGGGGAAACTCCATCGACAGACACAGGACCTGACCACGATCACACAAAGAAATCTGATAAAG gtTATTATATGCATATCGAGACTTCAAGTCCGCGACTTCAAGGTGATAAAGCCCGACTTGTTTCACTTGAACAAACCTCATCGTCGTCTGATCGATGTGTCACATTTTGGTATCACATGTACGGACAAGATACTGGTACTCTCAATGTTTATCTACAAACTAATGGCATCACTGGGAAACCAGTCTGGAGGAAAAAAG GTGAACAAGGCAACGCATGGAGGTTGGGAGAATTTGATATCCCTGCCAAGTCTGGTCGTGTTTCGATAGTGTTTGAAGGTATCAGGGGTCTTGGTTACCGTGGCGATATTGCATTAGATGATGTTGACATAAAGAAAGGACCATGTTCACCGG GAAGTAAGAAGAAATCTTTGTCATGTGATTTTGAATCATCCAATCTATGTGGATATACAGAGGACAAAACAGATGATTTTGATTGGACAAGAACGTCTGGAACAACCCCGTCACCAAGTACAGGTCCGTTAAATGACCATACAGTCGGATCCATTGCAG GACACTATATTCACATTGAAGCATCTGATCCACGACAACTCGGTAACAAAGCTCGGCTGATATCTCCTGTGTCTCTCCCTGCGGAGGAAGGATGTTTGCAGTTTTGGTACCACATGTACGGGTCACATATAGGAACTTTAAATGTTTATGTGAAATCAAATGGTCTGCTAGGAATCGCTGTTTGGAGCAAAAAAG GCAATAAAGGTAATGGGTGGATTCGAGGAGAATTCCCACTTACAAAAATCAGTCGTAATTTCCAGATCGTGTTTGAGGGAATGCGAGGAACTGGATATCAGGGCGATATTGCAATTGATGACGTAAAATTCATGACCGATTCTTGTGCACGTAAAAGTTCAG TAAATTGTGATTTTGAGAGCTCGGATATCTGTCAATTCGAGCAGGACAGTTCAGATGATTTTGATTGGACGAGACAGACAGGAGAAACTTCGTCTGTAGACACTGGACCAACGAACGACCATACATACAAAATGGAGAACAAAG GGTTCTTTATGTTTATTGAAACATCAAGTCCACGTGCGACAGGCGATATCGCTCGATTGATGACACCAGAACAGCCATCCCCATCATCGGACCTATGTGTACAGTTCTGGTATCATATGTATGGACAGACAATTAGCAAGCTTAATGTCTacttgaaacaaaagaaaaatctaGGAAATTCGATATGGTCAAAAACGG GTGACCAAGGAAAGAAGTGGTTACTGGGAGAAATTGAAGTGCCTGCGAACTTCGGTGCATTTCATATTGTCTTTGAAGGTGTTGTAGGCTCAGACTATCATGGGGATATTGCAATTGACGATATTCATATGAAGCAAGGAGGTTGCTATTCTGGAAAAAGTG GTAACTGTACATTCGAATCTGGTCTCTGTTCCTGGACAAACGCCGTGGGATCAAATGATGATTTTGATTGGTCGGTTGGAATGGGAGGCACCCAAAGGAAAGACGCAAGTCCTTTTGTGGATCATACATACCACAATAAAACTG GAAAATATCTTTATACTGAATGCTCACCACCCCAAAGTTTAGGGAACATCGCCAGTATACGAAGTACAAGGCTGGCACCTACAAATGGAACATGTGTTAGTTTCTGGTACCATATGGATGAAGATAGTATTGGTAAACTCTCTGTGTCAGTACATGTTAAAGGATCTAGATCTCCAGTTATATGGGAACTCAAGGGCCGACAAGGACAAAAGTGGAAGCTAGGTCAAATTTCAGTAGCCAGTGCTTTACATTACAGA ATTCTGATAAATGTAACCTGTAGTAAAGGACTCAAAGGAAACATAGGTATCGATGACGTCACAATAGATAACACCCAATCGTGTTCTGTTCTACCAAAGAAAGCTGTTAAAG AATGGCATCTGGTATTCCTTGGAAAGAGTGGCAATGGTGACAGTATTTATGACAAATGGAGAAAACAAACACCTTCACTATGTACAATATCTAAAAACTGTTTACCCGAGAACGAAGATATATCAATATTCAATGTCAAATCCAAACATCACCTGAAGAGTCCTATTATTGATAACTGGTCTACATCAAACATCAAACAG GTTAAATTAGAGCTGTACAAGAAGAAGGTACTAGTCATGTCTATGATCTTTGACGGAACCAATACAAATAACATAAACTGGTTCTCTTCCAAAAACTTGATTAACAGCAGTTTCGATGATTTGTATGGTGACGGTTGCTTTTTTAAATACCAACTAAATTC ATGGTACGCGTATTCGTTCATGACATTCCAAGATGGCCACCCATGTGATACCTATGCCAAAGGATGGTTTGCTGTCATTGATAAAGAATATAGTTCTTCCTCATCTTATCCTAGCACTTGTTTACATATGAAGCAACAACAGTACCCGGTGTTTGCTTATGCTGAATATAACCACAAAACAAAGTGGGTTGACAAAA GTTTTGGTTTGGCAGATACCTTGGCTATTATGGTAAAACGGATATAA